aTGGGGTCGGCGTGAGGCGTCCGGCGCTCCGAGGCATTCCCGCAGCTGCACGGAGAGGACCCGTGTCCCGTGGACTGGGAGTTCCTGGAGAGCCGCCTCTGAACAGCTGGCAATAACTTCCTCAGTCCCATCTTCATTTTCCTTAGTGTTGCGTTTCGGAACATCCAGAAACCATGAACGTGAACAACGTTAGTGATGAAGCGTTTGACTGCCATTTCCTCGATGAGGGCTTTACTGCCAAGGACATCCTGGACCAGAAAATTAACGAAGTGTCTTCTTCAGACGACAAGGATGCCTTCTACGTTGCGGACCTGGGAGACATTCTAAAGAAACATCTGCGGTGGCTAAAAGCTCTTCCTCGGGTCACCCCCTTTTATGCAGTCAAATGCAACGACAGCAGGACCATAGTGAAGACCCTGGCTGCCATCGGGACGGGGTTTGACTGCGCCAGCAAGACTGAAATACAGTTGGTGCAGAGTCTTGGGGTGCCTCCAGAGAGGATCATCTATGCAAACCCTTGTAAACAAGTGTCTCAGATTAAATACACTGCCAATAACGGGGTCCAGATGATGACCTTCGATAGCGAAGTCGAGCTGATGAAAGTTGCCAGGGCACATCCAAAGGCAAAGCTGGTGTTGCGCATTGCCACCGATGACTCCAAAGCAGTCTGTCGTCTCAGTGTTAAGTTTGGTGCCACACTCAAGACCAGCAGGCTTCTTCTGGAGCGGGCCAGGGAGCTGAACATCGACGTCATCGGTGTCAGCTTTCACGTGGGCAGTGGCTGTACTGACCCTGAGACCTTTGTGCAGGCCATCTCTGACGCCCGCTGTGTCTTTGACATGGGGGCTGAGGTTGGTTTCAACATGTACCTGCTGGACATTGGCGGTGGCTTTCCTGGGTCTGAGGATGCAAAGCTTAAATTTGAGGAGATCACCAGTGTAATCAACCCAGCCCTGGACAAGTATTTTCCATCAGACTCGGGAGTGACAGTCATAGCTGAGCCGGGCAGATACTATGTTGCATCAGCTTTCACGCTTGCGGTTAACATCATTGCCAAAAAGCTGGTCTTGAAGGAACAAATGGGCTCTGACGATGAGGAGGAGTCGAGCGAGAAGACCTTCATGTATTACGTGAACGACGGAGTGTACGGGTCATTTAACTGCATCCTCTACGATCACGCACACGTGAAGCCCCTGCTGCAGAAGAGGCCCAAACCAGATGAGAAGTACTACTCATCCAGCATCTGGGGACCGACCTGTGACGGCCTCGATCGCATCGTGGAGCGCTGCGGCTTGCCCGAGATGCACGTGGGGGACTGGATGCTCTTTGAAAACATGGGTGCTTATACCGTGGCTGCTGCTTCTACTTTCAATGGGTTCCAGAGGCCAACGATCTACTATGTGATGTCAGGGCCAACATGGCAACTGATGCAGCAAATCCAGAACCGCGACTTCCCACCTGAGGCAGAGGAGGACGCTGGCGCCCTGCCTGTGTCCTGTGCCTGGGAGAGCGGGATGGagctcctcccagcagcctgcaCATCAGCCCGCGTGAACGTGTAGACACCATTCCTGTAGCTGTTACGAGAGTGTAGCTTGACTTAAGGGATTTGGGGGGACCACTTAACTTAATGATTGCTAGTTTGGAATGTCTTTGTAAGTGGGGGTGGCACAGATGGAACAAGGTGGAAGGCCTATGCGATGGGGTCACACTTACGTGTTCCTATGGAAACTatttgaatatttgttttatatggaTTTTTATTCAATTCTCAAACATGCTACGGGCGGGCGAACAGCTTCCCCACCAGCATCTGCGGAGGCTGCGTTTGCCTGAAGCCCGTAGACAGATCGCCGGGTAGATCGCCTGGCGGACGGACGCGGGCGCTCGCCTGGGGCCGGGTCAGCTTCAGCGAGGCTCCGGGCTCGAAGCGCGCGGCTTCCCTGCCCACTCGCTGCCTCCCGGTTCCGGCGACCGCGGcgtgccaggggctggaggtgcGGGAGTCGCTCTCGCCGGTGGGTCCCCGCGCGGATCAGCTCGGGCCGCCGCGCGGCGGCCCCCAGCGGCGGCCCCGAGCCCCACTCCCCGCCGGCCGCTCCGAGCACCAGCGCGCCCGGGCTCCAAACTCGGGCTGCGGGGCAAGTGCCTTCATGAGCCCAGAGGATGTCCGGGAAGCACTACAAGGGTCCTGAAGTCAGTTGTTGCAtcaaatatttcatatttggCTTCAATGTCATATTTTGGAGCACAAGGAGAGCGTCCATCCTCATAGCTCGGCAGCATTACCAGCCCCAAGTATGTTCCTCGTTTTTTACCTGGGCGAGCTGACAACCTTCCAGGAAGCCTGGAGGACAGATCACCCCAGGAACTGGCACTGTGTCTTCATTTCTCTCGCTGAGAGCCGATTTACTACGCAGTGAAGCCCCTCGAAGTTGACAGTGAATAGTAGAGCTGACTTTGAGTTGAAACAGGCCCTGGAAGGCCAGCCAGCGTTGCTTCTTTCTTCCCGGCGGTCCCGTGTTCCCTGGAGTGGCCTCATTTCTGCGCTCTGTCATGCTAGCGCCCTTGTCAGATGTGATAAACAGCATCGAGTGGGACAGTACCGATGAGTCGCCCGCGACGCCACGACACAGGTTGAGAGAGGTTTGGCAAATCCTATCACTTGCATAATGGTCGGTTGTGACCACGTCATGCACTGGGGGCCTGATTTAGAGCAACACCACGAGGGGAAGGTTTGTATTTTACACCAGCAGAGACCCTGGGGCTGGGAGAAGTCGCATGATGAGTGGACTTGGAGTTtcagagggtggggggcggggaattAAGGATTCTGGCTGGCGAGCCTCTTGGAAAGTTTTAAGgggaataaacattttaaattcaaaaaaaaaaaagatataactctgataaacatatatgcactcaatacaGAAgcatacaaatacataaaaaaacttctggaagatatcaagggagagattgatagcaatacagtcatagtaggggactttaataccccactaataCCACTGGACATATCCCCTAaacaaaaattcagcaaagaaacatcaatccttctctttccccctccccaacatGGGAGTATGTGCTGTAAgaatctttccctttccccatgtAGAAGTCTGTACtggttcttcaataaatttccacctttgctatactaccttCTGTCcttggattcattcttcaactctggCAAACAAACCAtttgggttccagtccaaaaattccatatcaaaatcagaaggaaatataaagcacaccctctgtctgaggaacagcagctgtgtgagaagccttccccacccccatcaaccAGAGAAGCCACCACGGCtgcgaacagcacccaccagaggagctgctgccaactgaggaacagttgctaccacaactgcccgagTAGCAACCGCAgtctgaggagccactgccacccaagaagCAGCCCCTGAATGAGTCAACATCAAGATctgtcattgagatcaaacatgggt
The sequence above is a segment of the Myotis daubentonii chromosome X, mMyoDau2.1, whole genome shotgun sequence genome. Coding sequences within it:
- the LOC132225105 gene encoding ornithine decarboxylase-like isoform X1: MNVNNVSDEAFDCHFLDEGFTAKDILDQKINEVSSSDDKDAFYVADLGDILKKHLRWLKALPRVTPFYAVKCNDSRTIVKTLAAIGTGFDCASKTEIQLVQSLGVPPERIIYANPCKQVSQIKYTANNGVQMMTFDSEVELMKVARAHPKAKLVLRIATDDSKAVCRLSVKFGATLKTSRLLLERARELNIDVIGVSFHVGSGCTDPETFVQAISDARCVFDMGAEVGFNMYLLDIGGGFPGSEDAKLKFEEITSVINPALDKYFPSDSGVTVIAEPGRYYVASAFTLAVNIIAKKLVLKEQMGSDDEEESSEKTFMYYVNDGVYGSFNCILYDHAHVKPLLQKRPKPDEKYYSSSIWGPTCDGLDRIVERCGLPEMHVGDWMLFENMGAYTVAAASTFNGFQRPTIYYVMSGPTWQLMQQIQNRDFPPEAEEDAGALPVSCAWESGMELLPAACTSARVNV
- the LOC132225105 gene encoding ornithine decarboxylase-like isoform X2, coding for MNVNNVSDEAFDCHFLDEGFTAKDILDQKINEVSSSDDKDAFYVADLGDILKKHLRWLKALPRVTPFYAVKCNDSRTIVKTLAAIGTGFDCASKTEIQLVQSLGVPPERIIYANPCKQVSQIKYTANNGVQMMTFDSEVELMKVARAHPKANFHVGSGCTDPETFVQAISDARCVFDMGAEVGFNMYLLDIGGGFPGSEDAKLKFEEITSVINPALDKYFPSDSGVTVIAEPGRYYVASAFTLAVNIIAKKLVLKEQMGSDDEEESSEKTFMYYVNDGVYGSFNCILYDHAHVKPLLQKRPKPDEKYYSSSIWGPTCDGLDRIVERCGLPEMHVGDWMLFENMGAYTVAAASTFNGFQRPTIYYVMSGPTWQLMQQIQNRDFPPEAEEDAGALPVSCAWESGMELLPAACTSARVNV